The window GACGCGGTGCGCACCAACCTCACCGACGCGTTCGGCAAGCTGACCTTCGGCGGTTTCGGCAAGGGCTCGCACCCCGAGGACGCCGCGGGCGCGGTGGGCCGCTCGCTGGATATCGCGGTGGCCGGCGACCCGGCGAGTCGGAAACTGGGCTGGACGGTGGCCAACTGGCTGGTCGCCCGCGGGTCGGCCTACGCGCTGTCCGGCATCGTCTTTGATGACCACACCTGGTCTCCGGCGACCGGCTGGACGGACATGGTCATGCCGTCGGCGCCGGTCGCGCCGGGGGTAGCCGCGGGTCCGTTGGCCGCAGCCGCCAAGGTCGCCGCGGCGAAGGCCACCGCCGCCCGCCATCTGGACCACGTGCACGTCGTGGTGGCGGCGGGTAACTGACTCCCGGGAACGCCAGCCAGAATCTGCCGGTGAGTTCGTTCCGGAATCGCGCGGTGTGCGCGGTCGTCGCGTCCGCGACACAGCTGGCCTCGCTGGCTGCGTGCGGGCCCGCGGGCTCCGATTTCCGCCAGGGGCAATTCACCGCGACCTCCGCCACCGCCGCCGCGGACCGTCCGGTGCCCGCCGCCTCCCGCTCGCAGATACGAAGCCGGGGCCCGCACCTGGTACCGCCGCCGATGAGCCGAACCACGAGTTGCCGGTTGACCCTGCCCGGCGGGGTGTGGGCGATGGACATCGTCGCCGCGCGCACGCTGACCATGCTCACCGCGGTGTCCTACCGGACCGACCGTCCGGTGGTCCGCGCCGCGTTGGCCTTCCAACACACGTTGACCTGGCAGCACCGCTACGTGCCCGGCCCGGCCGGGTCGCTGACCCTGCTCAAGCGTCGGCACAAGAACATGGTCCCGGCCACCTGGGCGGTGGACGCGGTGCTCGCGCTGTACAACCCGCACACGCTGTTCTGCGCACAGCCGTTCCGTACCGATCTGCGCCGCGAACCCATGCTCTCCAACGGGCTGACCGGGCGGGCGCAGACGTTGCTGTTCGGTTGGTGGGGCGCCTTCGGCGGGCGCCCGGTGGGCGGCTTCGACCCGCACGGCATCACCGAGGGGCACATCGAGGACTCCGCGCACTACGACGCCCGCGCGGTGGACATCTCCTTCCCGACGTCCGACCCGCAGAACAACCGACGTGGGTGGTTGCTCGCGCAGTGGTTGGTCGCACAGGCCGATTACTACTCGATCGCCACGATCATCTTCGACGACCACATCTGGAGTCGGCTGCACTCCGTCGAGGGGTGGCGGCAGTACATCCACCCCAGTGGCGACACCACGAATCCGACGCTGCGTCACCTCGACCACATCCACGTCGATGTGGTGCAGGGCTACCCGGAAGGCCCACCGTTGTCCGTGGTCGCCGAACACAACGTCAGAACAGCACCTGCGGCTCGGCCTCGGGCAATGGTTCGATGAGTTCCGGTCCGTTGTTGCGGTGGTCGTTGACCGCGGTGGACACGGGGTAGGCCTCCAAGCCCACCCCTGATCCTGCGGTGAGCAGCTCGGTGAGCGCGGCCGTTTCGGTGGTCTCCGGGTCCAACCACGCCGCATATGCATCGGCGGGCACGAACAGCGGCTGCCGGTCGTGGATGTGGCCGACCGCGTCGGTCGCCGTGGTGGTCAGCACGGTGCAGGTGCGCAGCCAGGCTGACGGGTCGTCACGGGGTGCGTCGGGATTGCGCCAGAACTCGTACAGTCCGGCCATCGCCAACGTGCCACCGCCGCGGCGACGGATGAAGAACGGTTGCTTGCGCGGCTTCGGACCGCTGTTCTCCGGGGTGTACCACTCGTAAAACCCGTCGGCGGGCAACAAACACCGCCGTTTCAGAAACGCTTCGCGGAACGCGGGCTTCTCCGCCGCGGTCTCGATACGCGCGTTGATCATCCGCGCGCCGACCTTCGGGTCCTTCGCCCAGAACGGCACCAGGCCCCACTGCAGCGTGACCAGCCGGCGGCTGGGATCGCCGTCGGGCTCCTCGCGGGGGCGACGGTTGACCACGGCGTACACGGGTTTGGTCGGGGCCACGTTCCAGTCCGGTTCCAGGCGCTCTTCGGTCGGCACGTCGACCGACGCCACGTCGAATTCGGCGACGAGGTCGTCGACCCCCCAGCTCGCGCCGTACCGCCCGCACACGTCTCCAGATTGCCACGTCGCGCGTCATACTGATGACGACCTGTTCCTGCCGCACCGGCAGCCGCCCCCCCGGGGCCGCTCACCGGGCCGCACGAGAGAAGCGAGTATCCGTGCCCGAGAAGATCCGCAGCGTCCACCTCGAGGACGTCCGCGACGACCACTTGGCCGCCCTGTCCATCAGCGCCGCGCTCACCCGGGCATACCTGCCCACCGTGCTGGACGACGAGGGTCGGGCCAAGGACCAACCCGCCGTGCTGAACGGGCAACTGTGGCCACTGCGCGCCGAGGAACACCCCACGGCCGCGATGGACGCCGACCTCGCCGCGCTCACCGAGGCCGGTGTCCTCTGCCGCTATCGGGTGGGCGAGCAGGCGTTGCTGCATGACCCGAGCTGGAAGGAACGGCAGAAGCCGTCCCGGGCGCTGGCCTCGGCGCTACCGCCCTGCCCGCTGCACGACCGCTCCTTCGACGAGGCGATCGCCGAGACGATGAGCCGGTTCACCGAGCAGGTGAACACCTTCGTGGGTGCAGCGACCAGCCGCATCGACTCCAGACGCATCGAGGATTCGGTGACCCGCCTGGTCGAGGACATCACCTACCTGATGGACCCGGAGAAGGCCGCGGCGCGGGGCCAGAAGGTGCGCAAGATCTTCGAGAAACTGTCCACCAGCGACAAGGCCGACGAGGCCGCCGGCAAACCGGATGACGAGGCCACGGCCGGGTGACCAGGTACGCGGTGCTGCTGCGCGGGGTCAACGTCGGCGGGCACGGCAAGCTCCCCATGGCGGATTTCCGCGCCGCGATCGAAGCCGCCGGATTTACCGACGTGGCCACCTATCTG of the Sporichthyaceae bacterium genome contains:
- a CDS encoding SOS response-associated peptidase is translated as MCGRYGASWGVDDLVAEFDVASVDVPTEERLEPDWNVAPTKPVYAVVNRRPREEPDGDPSRRLVTLQWGLVPFWAKDPKVGARMINARIETAAEKPAFREAFLKRRCLLPADGFYEWYTPENSGPKPRKQPFFIRRRGGGTLAMAGLYEFWRNPDAPRDDPSAWLRTCTVLTTTATDAVGHIHDRQPLFVPADAYAAWLDPETTETAALTELLTAGSGVGLEAYPVSTAVNDHRNNGPELIEPLPEAEPQVLF